The Quercus lobata isolate SW786 chromosome 4, ValleyOak3.0 Primary Assembly, whole genome shotgun sequence genome segment ACAAATTGCATTCTTATATCCTTAAAGCTTCtcacatcattattattatctatatataatataaaaccgAAATTTTTGACTTTCTGAAAGACTTACATTAgaattaggattaaaaaaatagttataattttttaaattagaccTCAcgttagaatttttatttttattttttatttatttatttattttttttaaggactcacattaggtttcaaaaaaaaaaaaaaaaagactcacgtaaaaaaaaaaaaactttaagattaaggaaaaaagagagactccTATTAGGACTCCCttactatttagtttaaaaaattaaatttttttataaattaaaatgaggatatgaaaaattgtgagagttttccattatatatatatatatatatatattgtttagaaaaaaatagtgTTGAGTCACTCCCACgtcattttcctttttatttgatCCGGTGGAGGAGTAGGACCAACCTTTAAGACATGTCTTCATTGGAATTATTGTATACTGGTAATTTGCTCTGGCGGAGGACCCACCTTTAATTTGACATGGACCACAAGGTTTTCATTGGATTCAATGTATATAGGTGATTTGTTCTGGTCACTGGATTCAATAATGCGAGGGCCAATCACTGACATGTTGCTTCTTGTTATTTTCCTATGATAACGAGTCTTCtaaaatataaagtaaaacTGATAATGTTAACACTTCCACTTTCCACTTTAAAACTTGATTCTTCTTCACAGCACTATTACCTTCACCAACACGTTGGAGCACTTCAAGCCCATCCTCTAGCTTTCGTCTCGCTCTTCTAAGTTCCTTTTGCACACTACAAAGAAATGGCCGAAGGAATGCTCCTTGCCGTTGCACAAAAAATCATTGAAGATTTGGGCTCTTGGGCTTTCCAAGAGATCGGATCGCTTTGGGATGTCGAAGCTGAACTTGAAAACATCAAGAACACTGTTTCCACGATTCAAGCTGTACTTCGGGATGCAGCAGAGCAGCAGACTCATAGCCATCAAGTCAAGGACTGGCTCGAAAAGCTCAAGGACGCAGTTTATGAAGCAGATGACTTGCTGGGTGAGTTCTACACTGAAGCTTTACAACAAGGAGGGATAAGTGGGAATATTGCAAAAAAGGTACGCGGTTTCTTTTCAACTTCAAACCCACTTGTTTTACGTCGAGAGATGAGTCGTAAAATAATTGCAATGAAGCAGAAACTAAATGCAATAGCGGAAGATAGGAAAATGTTTCACTTAAAAGAATACAATGTAGGGCCACCTGTGAGTATGGAAAGGGAAGAAACTCACTCATTTGTGCTTGGTGAAAAAGTTATTGGGAGAGAAGATGATAAAAAGGCCATCATAAAACTGTTGTTGGAGCCTAATAATGAAGAGAATGTTTCAATTGTTCCTATAGTGGGGATTGGTGGGTTAGGAAAAACCACACTTGCTCAATTTGTATACAATGACAAGAACATCCAAGAACATTTTGAGCTAAAAATGTGGATATGTATATCTGATGTCTTTGATGTGAAaatgattattcaaaaaatagTACCGGCTCCTGATATGGAACATGTAGACCGTAGCATGGATGAATTACAAGATCAACTTCgtaaaataattaatcaaaagaaGTACTTACTAGTCTTGGATGATGTGTGGAATGAGGATCCTCACAAATGGGATAGTTTAAAAGATCTTTTAGTGGGTGGCGCTAAGGGAAGTAAAATTGTAATAACTACACGTGCGAGATTGGTAGCAGAGATTACATGCCCAACTTCAATATACAGTCTTAAAGGTCTCAATGAAGTACAGTCTTGGTTGTTATTCAAGCAAATAGCATTTAGAAAAGGGCAAGGGCAAGGGACCAATAATCCTAGACTAGAAGAAATTGGAAGGGAAATTGTGCGCAAATGTCAAGGGATACCCCTTGCCATAAAGTCTATAGGAAATGTATTGCGCTTGGAGAAAACAGAGCATAAATGGTTATATGTCAACAATAATATACTGGAAAGTGCaactcaacaaaaaaatgacatttttccaATTCTAAAGTTGAGTTATGATTATCTTCCATCACatttaaaaagttgttttgCCTTTTGTTCCTTATTTCCTAAAGATTATGAGATCAATAAGGTGACACTTGTACAACTATGGATAGCACAAGGTTTTATCCGACCGTCAAACAAAAACCAAGAATTAGAAGATGTTGCAGATGAGTATTTCAAGGATTTGCTTTGGAGGTCCTTTTTTGAAGAAGTGACAAATGAAAAGGGAGAATTAAAATACAAGATGCATGATTTAATTCATGATCTTGCACAACTAGTTGCAAGGGCAGAGTGCACAATAATTACTTTGGATCGAAACAATTTTGATGAAAAAACTCGTCATGTGTCACTTCCATTTTATATTGGCTCGTCTTTTATTGAAACTTTAGGTTTGCTAGTTAGAGCAGAGAAGTTACGTACATGTCTTCTaacatttaaacctaaaattCCTTTGGGAGCGGGGTACCTAGATGAATCAAAGTTGAATAAACTTTTTTTGAGTTTCAGAAAATTGCGTGCATTGGGTTTATGTGGAGTGCATATTGAGAGAGTGCCAGATTCTATTGAAAAGTTAATACATCTTACTTACCTTGATTTTTCTAAGAATCCTCGTATTGAAACTCTCCCTAATGCTATTTCTAGACTTTGGAAATTGCAAACACTAAAATTCAATGATTGTCAGAAGCTTAAAGAATTACCTAGAGACATTAGATTTTTGGTTGGCCTCAGGCATCTTGAGAATAGCAGTTGTGACAGTTTGAGTCATATGCCTGATGGATTAGGGCAAATGACATGCCTTCAAACGTTATCATTATTTGTTGTGAGAGACAACCAAGCTTCTACCTCTGGGCCCATTAGTAGTGGGCTAGACGAATTGAATTCGCTAAACTCCCTGAGAGGAAAACTA includes the following:
- the LOC115986501 gene encoding putative disease resistance protein RGA4, which gives rise to MAEGMLLAVAQKIIEDLGSWAFQEIGSLWDVEAELENIKNTVSTIQAVLRDAAEQQTHSHQVKDWLEKLKDAVYEADDLLGEFYTEALQQGGISGNIAKKVRGFFSTSNPLVLRREMSRKIIAMKQKLNAIAEDRKMFHLKEYNVGPPVSMEREETHSFVLGEKVIGREDDKKAIIKLLLEPNNEENVSIVPIVGIGGLGKTTLAQFVYNDKNIQEHFELKMWICISDVFDVKMIIQKIVPAPDMEHVDRSMDELQDQLRKIINQKKYLLVLDDVWNEDPHKWDSLKDLLVGGAKGSKIVITTRARLVAEITCPTSIYSLKGLNEVQSWLLFKQIAFRKGQGQGTNNPRLEEIGREIVRKCQGIPLAIKSIGNVLRLEKTEHKWLYVNNNILESATQQKNDIFPILKLSYDYLPSHLKSCFAFCSLFPKDYEINKVTLVQLWIAQGFIRPSNKNQELEDVADEYFKDLLWRSFFEEVTNEKGELKYKMHDLIHDLAQLVARAECTIITLDRNNFDEKTRHVSLPFYIGSSFIETLGLLVRAEKLRTCLLTFKPKIPLGAGYLDESKLNKLFLSFRKLRALGLCGVHIERVPDSIEKLIHLTYLDFSKNPRIETLPNAISRLWKLQTLKFNDCQKLKELPRDIRFLVGLRHLENSSCDSLSHMPDGLGQMTCLQTLSLFVVRDNQASTSGPISSGLDELNSLNSLRGKLQISNLRCLEDVYSEPNAANLRAKQYLDRLSLLWHANDHYFCSDDDNDGDEKLLEGLQPHQNLKFLSVNGYGGVRFSSWLSLLTNLVDLSITGCKRCQQLPRLSQLHSLERLWLHKMEVLEYISDGDINEEVPTSSFFPSLKSIFIHNCPKLKGWWRSSSTTDHQQHPHHQSLPSFHHLSDLFVLYCPNLISLPPFPYLEGSLQLREVSLKPLQPTIAMTSSLPCSSSFLSSPFSKLKSMALFSIKDIEALPDNWMSNLSSLKSLRIKGGPKLKSLSLAVPHLTSLERLDILDCELFDSINDMGDDGTEWQHLKCLSSLSYANVPNLKSIPSGLQHVTALRKLEISNCPNLTIFPELTSVVYLHISDSPNLTSIPDGISNLTSLEELCIFNCPNLKSLPDEMLSLKSLQQLIIGKCPDLEIRCEKGIGEDWFKIAHIPIFEIRDNLWYF